The bacterium DNA segment TCATTGGTCGGTCACTTCGTTTGCGAGTTCTCGGAATGGAACGCGTTCGAGCCATTATGCAGGAAGGAAAACCCGTTATCTGGGCGTTATGGCACGGTCGGCATTTTATCCTGGTTGACCGGTTTCGGAATGTAACGTTTAAATCGCGGAAGAAAATGTGCGTTATGGCAAGCAGAAGTCGAGATGGAGAATTGTTAGCGGGAGTTTTATCCCGATTCGGATATACAACCGTTCGCGCATCCAGCTCGAAAGGGGCAACCACTGGATTTCTCCAACTGATATCGATGATAGAACAGGGATATGATACTGTTATTGCAGTTGATGGTCCGCGAGGTCCGCGAGAACAGGTTAAATCCGGAGTGATTTTATTAGCGCAGAAAACCGGTACGGCGATTATCCCGCTCACTGCTAGCGCAAAACGATTTAAACAACTTTCCTCTTGGGATAAATATCTTATTCCGTATCCGTTTACGCAAGCAGTAACTGTTATTGGGAATCCACTTACTATTCCTAGAGAAGCGAACCATGACCAGCTTGACTTCTATCGATGCCAGCTCGAACAGGAACTGAACCTAATTACTCAAGAAGCAGATGCATATTTTAAATAGTACCAACGGATGAACATTGATTAACACTGTAAACCAATAGGCTATATTCAATAAACCATTGTGGTTAAACTTATGTTCAAGGTTATTCATACCGATCAATCTACTAAAGCGCGGGTAGGTCGGTTACAAACACCGCATGGAGTGGTGGAAACGCCGGTATTTATGCCGGTTGGAACGCAAGGAACAGTTAAAACCGTTACCCCTGAAGAGCTGATTGATGCTGGTGCCCAAATTATTTTAAGTAATACTTACCATCTCTATCTCCGTCCGGGGGAACAGTTGATTCAAGAGGCCGGCGGGCTGCATAAATTCATGCACTGGTCAAAACCGATTCTAACCGATTCCGGCGGGTATCAGGTATTCAGTATGAGCAAATTACGGAAGATAACTGAAGATGGGGTGGAGTTCCAATCGCATATAGATGGTTCCCGGCATTTTATGACTCCGGAAAAATGTATCCAAATCCAGCATGCGCTCGGTGCGGATATTATCATGGCGTTTGATGAATGTACCCCCTATCCCTGTGAAAAAGATTATGTAGAACAATCACTGCGAGTTACAACTCAATGGGCTAAACGATGCCAGATTGAACATCAGAAGTTAGCGGCGAGTGGTCAGAGTTCAGAAAACAATCCGCAATCGTTATTCGGTATCGTCCAAGGGGGAATGTATCCGGATTTAAGGGTTGAATCTGCAAAACAGTTGGTAGACCTCGATTTTCCAGGGTATGCGATAGGCGGATTAAGTGTTGGCGAACCGAAATTGATAATGTATGAAATGATTGAAACTGTAGAACCGGAACTGCCGAAAGATAAACCACGATATTTGATGGGAGTTGGTACGCCGGAAGATATTTTCGAAGCGGTTGAACGAGGAATCGATATGTTTGACTGTGTAATGCCAACTCGAAATGGAAGAACGGGAACAGTATTCACTCAATTCGGTCGCTTAGTCATTCGAAATGCGCAATATGCACGAGATTTCATTCCGCTGGATGAAACCTGCGATTGTTATGCTTGCAAAAACTATACTCGCGCGTATATCCGTCACCTAATTAATGTTGGAGAAATCCTTGGGTTACGTCTAACAACTTTACATAACTTGCATTTTCTCCTACAATTGATGGTTAAAATACGGGATGCAATCCGTAAAAACCGGTTTTTAGAGTTCAAAAAAGGGTTCTTAACCAAATATCAATACTAAATTAACCGCTGAGACCGCAACGATAATCTATTTAACATATTATCTTCTGCGAACTCTGCGGTAAGAGAAGGAGATTTATGTTTTTATTAGGTATAGCTTATGCAATGGGCACATCGCCGGCAGGAACCAATGGAGCAGCGGAACCGCAAGCGATACCGTTTTTCGCACAGCCATGGTTTATGATTGTTATTATGGTAGCAATAATGTATTTCTTCCTGTGGTTGCCCCAGAAGAAAGAGCGAAAAAAACATGCGGAAAAACTGAAAGCGCTTAAAAAAGGGGATAAAATTATTACGACTGGCGGAATTCATGGTATTGTTGCTAACGCTGCTGGTGACCCAGTTAAAGTTAAAATAGCTGATAATGTGAAAATTGATATATCACGGTCAGCAATAGCGGTTATTGAACCTGCACAAGAGGAAAGCAAAGAGGTTTAAGCTATAAAAAGGATTATTGCAATTCAATCGATTAATATATCCTGCATAAAAAAGAGGTTTTATGATAATCTTTTGTAAAAGGCAAAATTTTACAGTAAACCATCTAACCTATTGTAATTCAATGCTTTTCATTAGCAATAGGAGTTGTTTCATTCGAGAATCGAGAACCGAATTGAACACTTCAATTCTAGTTTCACTCCACTCGCGCGAAAAGGAGTAAATTCTGCTATGAAAAATGCTATAAAACGAAAAACCAATCGGGTTACCCGCCCCTTAATCGTTCTAAACGATATCCGAAATAGTGTCGATATCAAAGCATATATCCAGCAAGCGGATAAACATCTTGATGCGATTGGATATACCGAGCATGGACAACGACATGCCAGTATTGTTTCTGCGCGATGCCAGCAGATATTAACAGACCTTGGGTTTTCTGACCGAGAAGCAGAACTTGGCGCTATTGCCGGATACATGCATGATATTGGGAACGTTATTTCCCGACATGACCATGGTCAGATTGCTGCGTTATTAGCATTGCGGATACTCGAAAAACTCGGGATGGATGCCGCAGAAATTGCGATTATCATTGGAGCGATCGGAAACCATGATGATGAAGAAGGACAAGGTGAACCGGTCAGCAACGTCGGGTCTGCGCTCATTATTGCGGATAAATCGGATGTACATCATACCCGGGTACGTAATCCCAAAATGATATCGTTTGATATTCACGACCGGGTCAATTATGCGGTACGGCATTCAGAACTGAAGGTAGATAAATCGGGGAAAAAAATCTGGCTGGAATTGAATATTGATACCAGCATCTCGCAGGTGATGGAATATTTTGAAATATTCCTCACCCGGATGATTGTTTCTCGTCGGGCAGCGCAGTTTCTTGGATGCCAGTTCGGATTAATTGTGAATCAAGTGACGTTGTTATAATAATCAAATTAGATATCGAATCGACCGAGTTTGGACGTTTGGACTAAAGAAAGTCAATTGCTTAGAGGCTGAAAAATAATATGGAAACATTGCTCGGGAAACATTGGCATCATCTTCCGACACAAGAAATTATCGAACTATTAGATACAGACCCGCAAAAGGGATTAGATCTTTTTGAAGTTAAACGGCGGCAAGAACATTTCGGGCCCAATCAATTAACTCCACGAAAAGGCAAAAGTCCTATCCTCCGTTTTTTAGCGCAATTTCATAATCCGTTAATTTATATCTTGCTTGTCGCAAGTGTAATCACCCTAGTTTTGAAAGATGTTGTTGATGCGGTAGTCATTTTCGCCGTAGTGTTGGTTAATGCAATTGTCGGATTTATCCAGGAGTCTAAAGCGGAAAAGGCAATTGAAGCGTTAGCTAAAGTAGTCGCTACCGAAACCACGGTTATTCGAGCTAGGAAACAACTACGGGTCAATGCGACGGAATTAGTTCCGGGTGATATTGTTCTGGTGAAATCTGGGGATAAAGTTCCGGCGGATATCCGCTTAATTCGTTCCCGCGACCTGCAAGTGGCGGAAGCGACCTTAACTGGTGAATCGGTTCCTGTGATGAAAGAAGCAGAAGAGATTCTTCCGAAAGAAACTATTTTAGCTGACCGCAGAAATATGATTTATGCTTCAACGTTGGTCACCTATGGTCAAGGAGAAGGTATTGTAATCGCTACAGGAGACAATACCGAAGTTGGGCGAATATCGCAATTGCTCTCAGAAGTGAAAATATTAGAAACTCCACTAACCCGAAAAATCGCTCGATTTAGTGAGATATTACTCTATGTTATTCTTTCTTTTTCGGCGATAACATTTATCTTCGGTGTTTATCGAGGAGAACCAATAGTGGATATGTTAATGGCAGCGATTGCGCTGGCGGTTGGTGCCATCCCAGAAGGGTTACCAGCAGCGATTACCATAACGTTAGCGATTGGGGTTGCCCGCATGGCTAAACGCCGGGCAATAATTCGCAAACTGCCGGCGGTCGAAACCATAGGTAGTACGACTGTAATCTGTTCGGATAAAACAGGAACCTTAACTCAAAATCAAATGACGGTTAAAGCAATCGTCGTTGGTGACCAATATTATCAGGTTAGCGGGACCGGATATAAACCCACCGGGGAAATTCTTGCCCAAGAAAAAAGAATTAATCTTGCTGAGACACCGGCATTAAAAGAATGTCTTCTTGCTGGGATGTTGTGTAATGATAGCGTATTATTAGAAAAAGCCGGAGTCTACGATGCGCAAGGAGACCCGACCGAAGTTGCTCTGCTTGTTTCAGGTCTAAAAGCTGGTCTATCCTCAGAAAAAATAGCGGTTGAATATTCTCGGCTTGATTCGATTCCGTTCGAATCCCAACATCAGTATATGGCAACACTACATGCCGTTACGGAAACCCAAAAGCGAATAGCGTATCTAAAAGGAGCCGGTGAAGTTATTATCGAAAAATGTTCGACTGCACTCGATTCATTCGGCAATAAAATAGCGCTGGATAAACCCAAAATATTTCAGCAGATAAATGAGCTAGCTGCGCAAGGACTACGGGTATTAGCGTTTGCCCGCGCAGAATTATCGGACAACATAAATCAATTGCGTCCGTCGGATATCTCGACCGGATTAACATTTCTTGGGTTGCAAGGTATGATTGACCCACCTCGACCTGAAGCTATCACCGCGGTGAAAGCATGTCAAAACGCTGGGATTTGTGTCAAAATGATAACCGGAGACCATGCCTTAACGGCGGCAGCGATAGCGAAACAGCTCGGTTTACAGCGCAATACCGAATCCAAATCGCAATTGCCACCGGTACTAACCGGTAAAGAAATAACCGAATATGCTGATGAACAACTGATTACTGCCGTGGAACAAACGTCAGTTTTCGCGCGGGTATCTCCGGAACAGAAGTTACGATTAGTTGAAGCGTTACAATCGCGTCATCATATTGTTGCTATGACCGGAGATGGAGTTAATGATGCTCCGGCATTAAAAAAAGCGGATATCGGTATCGCTATGGGAATTAGTGGAACTGATGTAGCAAAAGAATCAGCAGATATGGTTTTAACGGATGATAATTTTGCGTCGATCGAAGCGGCTGTTGAAGAAGGCAGAGGAATTTTTGATAACATAGTTAAATTTATTACTTGGACCTTACCCACTAATCTAGGGGAAGCGTTGGTAATAATGGCAGCAATTTTTAGCGGAACGATACTTCCTGTTCTACCCATCCAACTGTTATGGATTAATATGACTACCGCAAGTGTTTTAGGAATTATGCTAGCGTTTGAACTCAAGGAGCCGGATTTAATGTTACGTCCGCCGCGTAATCCCCAAGCGCCAATTTTAACGAAGACTCTTGTTTTGCGTTTATTAACTGTAGGGTTTCTTATATTACTAGGTGCTTTTTGGCTTTTTAGGTTAGAACTACGCAATGGTGCTTCACTTGCTGAAGCTCGAACCGTTGCAGTAAATACTGTAGTTATGGTCGAGTTATTTTATTTATTTAACTGTCGGTCATTGACTCGGTCAATGGTTAGTATAGGAATACTGTCGAATCGGTGGTTGGTCGTTGGGGTTATAGCCATGATTATATTACAATTACTTTTTACTTACATTCCGATAATGAACCGCCTTTTTGGTAGTGCACCAATTAATGTAATATCGTGGTTGAGAATACTTACGGTTAGTTCCATCGTCTATATTATAATAGAGATAGAAAAATGGTTGCGAATGCGAAGTGAACAGAAAGGTATTCGAGATTCGAATTTAAAAACTTTTTGTCAAGGAAATGGATAATCAAATCTATGTTAGATGTCATAATAAAAAACGGGCAGATTCTTGACGGAACCGGAAACCCGGGATATATCGCTGATATTGGAATAATTGGAGACCGAATAGTAGAAATTGGTAATCTACCGAATGCAGCTGGAGCTCGAGTTATTCATGCTACTGGATTAACGGTTTCTTCCGGTTTTATTGATATTCATTCGCATACGGACGTAGAGTTATTAGTTAATGCGCGTGCGGAAAGTAAAATCCGGCAGGGGATAACTACCGAAGTTTCCGGTAACTGCGGGTCAACTCCGTTTCCGTACGGGAGAAATGGATTGACTGGGACAAAAAAATGGCTGGCGCGGTATGGATTAGAATTAGACTGGTCAACTTGCGGCGAGTTTCTTGAACGATTAGAGAAACAAGGTATAGGTATAAACTATGCAACTTATATCGGACAAGGGAATATCCGCGCAGCAGTTATGGGTGAAGATGACCGGAAACCAACCGCAGAAGAAATTGCATTAATGCAAAATGAAGTCGCGAAAGCGATGGAAGAAGGAGCATTTGGTCTTTCAACCGGACTGATATATCCACCAGGAAGTTTCGCTACCACTGAAGAAATTGTGGAACTTGCAAAAATTGCGGCACAGTATGGTG contains these protein-coding regions:
- a CDS encoding lysophospholipid acyltransferase family protein codes for the protein MLYVKYLSYLGWLFIYLIGRSLRLRVLGMERVRAIMQEGKPVIWALWHGRHFILVDRFRNVTFKSRKKMCVMASRSRDGELLAGVLSRFGYTTVRASSSKGATTGFLQLISMIEQGYDTVIAVDGPRGPREQVKSGVILLAQKTGTAIIPLTASAKRFKQLSSWDKYLIPYPFTQAVTVIGNPLTIPREANHDQLDFYRCQLEQELNLITQEADAYFK
- the tgt gene encoding tRNA guanosine(34) transglycosylase Tgt; its protein translation is MVKLMFKVIHTDQSTKARVGRLQTPHGVVETPVFMPVGTQGTVKTVTPEELIDAGAQIILSNTYHLYLRPGEQLIQEAGGLHKFMHWSKPILTDSGGYQVFSMSKLRKITEDGVEFQSHIDGSRHFMTPEKCIQIQHALGADIIMAFDECTPYPCEKDYVEQSLRVTTQWAKRCQIEHQKLAASGQSSENNPQSLFGIVQGGMYPDLRVESAKQLVDLDFPGYAIGGLSVGEPKLIMYEMIETVEPELPKDKPRYLMGVGTPEDIFEAVERGIDMFDCVMPTRNGRTGTVFTQFGRLVIRNAQYARDFIPLDETCDCYACKNYTRAYIRHLINVGEILGLRLTTLHNLHFLLQLMVKIRDAIRKNRFLEFKKGFLTKYQY
- the yajC gene encoding preprotein translocase subunit YajC, giving the protein MFLLGIAYAMGTSPAGTNGAAEPQAIPFFAQPWFMIVIMVAIMYFFLWLPQKKERKKHAEKLKALKKGDKIITTGGIHGIVANAAGDPVKVKIADNVKIDISRSAIAVIEPAQEESKEV
- a CDS encoding HD domain-containing protein; amino-acid sequence: MKNAIKRKTNRVTRPLIVLNDIRNSVDIKAYIQQADKHLDAIGYTEHGQRHASIVSARCQQILTDLGFSDREAELGAIAGYMHDIGNVISRHDHGQIAALLALRILEKLGMDAAEIAIIIGAIGNHDDEEGQGEPVSNVGSALIIADKSDVHHTRVRNPKMISFDIHDRVNYAVRHSELKVDKSGKKIWLELNIDTSISQVMEYFEIFLTRMIVSRRAAQFLGCQFGLIVNQVTLL
- a CDS encoding cation-transporting P-type ATPase, giving the protein METLLGKHWHHLPTQEIIELLDTDPQKGLDLFEVKRRQEHFGPNQLTPRKGKSPILRFLAQFHNPLIYILLVASVITLVLKDVVDAVVIFAVVLVNAIVGFIQESKAEKAIEALAKVVATETTVIRARKQLRVNATELVPGDIVLVKSGDKVPADIRLIRSRDLQVAEATLTGESVPVMKEAEEILPKETILADRRNMIYASTLVTYGQGEGIVIATGDNTEVGRISQLLSEVKILETPLTRKIARFSEILLYVILSFSAITFIFGVYRGEPIVDMLMAAIALAVGAIPEGLPAAITITLAIGVARMAKRRAIIRKLPAVETIGSTTVICSDKTGTLTQNQMTVKAIVVGDQYYQVSGTGYKPTGEILAQEKRINLAETPALKECLLAGMLCNDSVLLEKAGVYDAQGDPTEVALLVSGLKAGLSSEKIAVEYSRLDSIPFESQHQYMATLHAVTETQKRIAYLKGAGEVIIEKCSTALDSFGNKIALDKPKIFQQINELAAQGLRVLAFARAELSDNINQLRPSDISTGLTFLGLQGMIDPPRPEAITAVKACQNAGICVKMITGDHALTAAAIAKQLGLQRNTESKSQLPPVLTGKEITEYADEQLITAVEQTSVFARVSPEQKLRLVEALQSRHHIVAMTGDGVNDAPALKKADIGIAMGISGTDVAKESADMVLTDDNFASIEAAVEEGRGIFDNIVKFITWTLPTNLGEALVIMAAIFSGTILPVLPIQLLWINMTTASVLGIMLAFELKEPDLMLRPPRNPQAPILTKTLVLRLLTVGFLILLGAFWLFRLELRNGASLAEARTVAVNTVVMVELFYLFNCRSLTRSMVSIGILSNRWLVVGVIAMIILQLLFTYIPIMNRLFGSAPINVISWLRILTVSSIVYIIIEIEKWLRMRSEQKGIRDSNLKTFCQGNG